The following coding sequences are from one Kushneria phosphatilytica window:
- a CDS encoding Y-family DNA polymerase codes for MKGPIALVDCNNFYASCERVFEPRLQGAPVAVLSNNDGCVIARSQEVKALGIEMGTPIHHIPHEAFRAGLVLRSSNYELYGDLSARVLATLREHTPDVEPYSIDESWLGFGGFDPAGLTDYCRKMRRTVHRWTGIPVSVGIAPTRTLAKLANHYAKRHAATGGVHQLGGLDDPATRALLERTPVGDIWGIAGRIEARLAQLKIHSALDLARANPKWIRSHFSVVIERTALELAGTPCIEMLDEHESKKMIMTSRSFGRMTGDYHEIQEALRAHASRGAEKLRAQRSLTSAVMVMLKTNKHALHLRQHQDAITIALPRPTDSSFEIVRAAQQGLERIWRKGYRYQKCGAQLMDLIGRGNQQLGIFESSQSDAERQRSDKLMATLDQLNRNYGRGTVTVGMQRQEAAWQLRSNYRSNRWTTRWEELPTVKL; via the coding sequence ATGAAAGGCCCGATTGCCCTCGTCGACTGCAACAACTTTTACGCCTCCTGCGAGCGCGTGTTCGAACCGCGCCTGCAAGGCGCGCCGGTCGCCGTGCTCTCCAACAATGACGGCTGCGTGATTGCCCGTTCGCAGGAAGTGAAGGCCCTCGGCATCGAGATGGGCACACCGATTCACCACATCCCGCACGAGGCGTTCCGCGCCGGCTTGGTACTGCGCTCATCAAACTACGAGCTCTACGGCGATCTCAGCGCCCGGGTGCTGGCCACCCTGCGCGAACACACACCGGACGTGGAACCCTACAGCATCGACGAGAGCTGGCTCGGCTTCGGCGGCTTCGATCCGGCCGGGCTGACTGACTACTGCCGTAAGATGCGCCGCACCGTCCACCGCTGGACCGGCATTCCCGTATCGGTCGGCATCGCCCCTACCCGCACGCTCGCCAAACTCGCCAATCACTATGCCAAACGCCACGCAGCCACAGGCGGTGTTCATCAGCTGGGCGGACTGGACGACCCCGCGACTCGCGCCCTGCTCGAGCGCACGCCAGTGGGTGATATCTGGGGGATCGCCGGACGCATCGAAGCACGCCTGGCACAACTGAAAATCCACAGCGCGCTGGATCTCGCCCGCGCCAATCCCAAATGGATCCGGAGCCACTTCTCCGTGGTGATCGAACGCACCGCGCTTGAGCTCGCTGGCACGCCCTGTATCGAAATGCTCGACGAGCACGAATCTAAAAAGATGATCATGACCTCACGCAGCTTCGGCCGAATGACCGGCGACTACCATGAGATTCAGGAAGCACTGCGCGCTCACGCCTCACGCGGCGCCGAAAAGCTCCGCGCTCAGCGCAGTCTCACCAGTGCCGTGATGGTGATGCTCAAGACCAACAAGCACGCCCTGCATCTGCGCCAACACCAGGACGCGATCACCATCGCCCTCCCCCGGCCAACAGATAGCTCATTCGAGATCGTGCGCGCTGCCCAGCAGGGGCTGGAACGCATCTGGCGCAAGGGCTATCGATACCAAAAGTGCGGCGCCCAGCTGATGGATTTGATCGGCCGCGGTAACCAGCAGCTCGGTATCTTCGAATCATCACAATCCGACGCCGAACGGCAACGCAGCGACAAGCTAATGGCCACGCTCGATCAGCTCAATCGCAACTATGGCCGTGGTACGGTAACCGTAGGCATGCAGCGACAGGAAGCGGCGTGGCAGCTGCGCAGTAACTACCGCTCGAATCGATGGACGACAAGGTGGGAAGAACTGCCTACAGTCAAACTATGA
- a CDS encoding thermonuclease family protein produces MRYLILLILTTLPLIAQADDYGSATVQQVTSIYDGDTFRADLAGPNGEPWPDIIGHRAPIRVAGVDTPEIRAECDAEKQAARQAKQFTVAHLRDAERIRLEHLDRGKYFRLVANVMIDGRDLGQMLIDAGLGVPYGGGHKTNPWCE; encoded by the coding sequence ATGCGCTACCTGATCCTCCTGATACTGACCACTCTTCCCCTCATTGCCCAGGCTGACGACTACGGCTCGGCCACCGTCCAGCAGGTCACCAGCATCTACGATGGCGATACCTTCCGCGCCGATCTCGCAGGCCCCAACGGTGAACCATGGCCGGACATCATTGGACACCGTGCCCCGATCCGGGTCGCCGGTGTCGATACTCCCGAGATTCGGGCCGAATGCGACGCCGAAAAGCAGGCCGCACGGCAAGCCAAGCAATTTACCGTCGCCCACCTCCGTGACGCTGAAAGGATCCGTTTGGAGCATCTTGATCGCGGCAAATACTTCCGCTTGGTGGCCAATGTCATGATCGACGGTCGAGATCTGGGCCAGATGCTGATCGATGCCGGCCTGGGCGTACCGTACGGCGGCGGGCATAAAACCAACCCGTGGTGCGAGTAG
- a CDS encoding ArsR/SmtB family transcription factor — protein sequence MKACGSSVRLRMLKIIASEDEIMVSELNKRIDLTQSALSQHLKVLRDADLVQTRRDSQRIYYSIKGDEVLTLLRSLKSLFG from the coding sequence ATGAAGGCTTGTGGCAGTTCGGTCAGGCTGAGGATGCTAAAAATTATCGCTTCCGAAGACGAGATCATGGTGAGCGAGCTGAATAAACGGATCGACCTGACCCAGTCAGCACTATCACAGCATCTGAAGGTATTACGGGATGCGGATCTGGTACAGACCCGGCGGGATTCACAGCGGATCTACTACTCGATCAAGGGCGACGAGGTGCTCACCCTGCTGCGGTCGCTGAAAAGCCTATTTGGTTAA
- a CDS encoding DUF4238 domain-containing protein, translating to MPSKKKQHFVPQFYLKNFSKDGSTIGLFNISQRKKVRSAPLKSQCYKKYFYGRDPTIENVLSEFESAISSIFRKVLSVEKFPSGFPAATPKLHFRLCLFALTQHFRTEHMVSSLNEVTSGLARTVAKLHLERFNDSDLNPEDLDNVSAKIDHVSILAVALAFNNYLMLQDLKICLLKSVTEEKFITSDNPVVLYNQLFEGVGGFPKTALGQKGLQIFIPISPRMVILFYDSSTYESRFKKNGSVPLGAADVRCVNKLQWASALENIYFRAEEAPDADFPSDVSSLRRENLTRKNEMEASDKRARLVITSRNDIEIGLRLNFLKVRKEAVNWVEVNRRKVSRLPVLYRSKELERLDRELRDDFHRMMHD from the coding sequence ATGCCAAGCAAAAAAAAACAACATTTTGTTCCGCAGTTTTATTTAAAAAATTTTTCTAAAGATGGGTCTACTATAGGGTTATTTAATATCTCGCAGAGGAAGAAGGTGAGGTCTGCCCCTTTAAAAAGTCAATGCTATAAAAAATATTTTTACGGGAGAGATCCCACAATTGAGAATGTTTTGTCTGAATTTGAGTCGGCAATTTCTTCTATTTTCAGAAAGGTTTTGTCTGTAGAAAAATTCCCTAGTGGGTTTCCTGCTGCGACGCCTAAGTTACATTTTCGGCTTTGCCTATTCGCGTTGACTCAGCATTTTAGAACAGAGCATATGGTAAGTTCGTTAAATGAAGTGACGTCGGGACTAGCTAGAACAGTTGCAAAATTACATCTTGAAAGATTTAATGACTCGGACTTGAATCCGGAAGATTTGGATAATGTCTCGGCTAAGATAGACCATGTCTCAATTCTTGCCGTTGCGCTGGCGTTCAATAATTATTTAATGTTGCAAGATCTCAAGATATGCCTCTTGAAAAGTGTTACAGAAGAAAAATTCATAACGAGCGATAATCCAGTTGTTTTGTACAACCAGCTTTTTGAGGGTGTTGGTGGGTTTCCCAAAACTGCTCTTGGACAAAAAGGGCTTCAAATATTTATTCCGATTTCGCCTAGGATGGTCATCCTCTTTTATGATTCTAGTACTTATGAAAGCAGATTCAAGAAAAATGGTAGTGTGCCGCTCGGTGCGGCTGATGTGAGATGTGTGAATAAACTGCAATGGGCGTCTGCGCTAGAAAATATTTATTTTCGTGCTGAAGAAGCTCCAGATGCTGATTTTCCATCTGATGTGTCGTCCCTAAGAAGAGAAAATCTTACTAGGAAAAATGAGATGGAAGCGTCCGATAAGCGAGCGCGTTTAGTAATTACATCTCGAAATGACATTGAAATCGGTTTGAGGTTGAATTTCTTAAAGGTTAGAAAGGAAGCAGTAAATTGGGTTGAGGTTAATCGAAGGAAGGTTTCGAGATTGCCAGTTCTTTATAGAAGTAAAGAGTTGGAGAGGTTGGATAGAGAATTAAGAGATGATTTTCATAGAATGATGCACGATTGA
- a CDS encoding helix-turn-helix domain-containing protein has product MSDAQFEPNFLNRLMSVCGVEQDRDLAIELGVPTSTVSNWRSRGNIPIKQCIRIAKEKGVSLDWLILGDRVSSEFESLTSPVEGYTPVPIYDIEAAAGDGRLFEVENIETSLYFDTEQLKHDGLDPIKLVGVRVRGDSMDTTLQDGDRVLVDCSSKKPDGVFLLRMDDGLRIKRVQRVAGGAYMLISDNSRYQPEMIKPEEMGGLEIIGECRVRIGRIS; this is encoded by the coding sequence ATGAGCGACGCCCAATTTGAGCCTAATTTCCTGAACAGATTGATGTCTGTGTGTGGTGTGGAGCAGGACCGGGATCTCGCCATTGAGCTGGGAGTGCCTACGAGTACCGTCAGCAATTGGCGATCCCGAGGCAATATCCCTATCAAGCAATGTATCCGTATCGCAAAAGAGAAAGGTGTGAGCCTGGATTGGCTCATTTTGGGAGACAGGGTGAGCTCAGAATTCGAATCGCTCACTTCTCCTGTCGAGGGATATACCCCGGTACCGATCTACGATATCGAAGCCGCCGCTGGCGACGGCCGGTTATTCGAGGTCGAGAACATCGAGACTTCGCTCTACTTCGATACCGAACAGCTCAAGCATGACGGCCTCGATCCGATAAAGCTGGTAGGGGTCCGTGTGCGCGGTGATTCGATGGATACCACGTTGCAGGATGGTGATCGGGTGCTGGTCGATTGCAGCAGCAAGAAACCGGACGGCGTGTTCCTGCTACGAATGGACGATGGCTTGCGGATCAAACGCGTGCAGCGTGTGGCCGGTGGGGCATACATGCTGATCAGCGACAACAGCCGGTATCAACCTGAGATGATCAAGCCCGAGGAGATGGGTGGATTGGAGATCATCGGGGAGTGCCGGGTAAGGATTGGACGGATTAGTTGA
- a CDS encoding ogr/Delta-like zinc finger family protein encodes MRWECPHCLGPCRVRTSKTLHADYRVAYLQCQNPLCGWCGKGEYVVTETTVPSGMPNPAYQGQLAKHVPWTFKQPKPPEDMFRRDES; translated from the coding sequence ATGCGATGGGAATGCCCGCACTGCCTTGGCCCTTGTCGGGTACGTACCTCGAAAACGCTGCACGCCGATTATCGGGTCGCGTACCTGCAATGCCAGAACCCGCTGTGCGGGTGGTGTGGCAAGGGCGAGTACGTCGTCACCGAGACCACCGTACCCAGCGGCATGCCGAACCCGGCGTATCAGGGGCAGCTTGCCAAGCATGTGCCCTGGACTTTCAAACAACCCAAACCACCTGAAGACATGTTTCGGAGGGACGAATCATGA
- a CDS encoding replication endonuclease, translated as MNAIEQSRAYGAPGDHRHLSCQQWRQKYVFDRYPHYAERLAEGFLAIARRDGNAAGNRWLRKTCKQLHVGPFRVTHDDEGIRNHAEAQSLAIKRSHDELIAKATRSGGSELDAAEEALRLGLERVEIHEIDPPDNKSTIRAQLARLEDAKWWRRKLRVLAGRRLEQLEREIGNVHRRAGIYCSNTTVERRKAQKARNHALLEAIEAINQHGQYYTLAELSELGLANPDHRRAELMLRIRETETEARRLGHIGVFYTLTCPSRFHPVRAKSCTRNPVYDGYSPRDAQRYLTNLWARIRSALAREDIGIYGVRVAEPHHDGTPHWHLLMWMQPDHVDQVETVMRDYALQDSPDEPGAEANRFQAKLIDYSKGTAAGYVAKYISKNVNGQQFVEADEYGRDMKSSAPRVEAWAAVWGIRQFQFVGLPSVTVWREVRRLTEQQAQQLAAWEDATNPGRKIREFMAQVRTACNAGAWDQFLRLMGGPLTPRADQPVRPWREWRMATGTDAERCDQEIPFARGSYGDRVEVTYGLLVKGAEYLTRFYSWTMRPKARNSAYDFSQRGSYGGGAAADPWTRVNNCTGIDITPRQPDPQTAEQQKKHYQEWRSRPEVRAEIEAEQEEIDRVRDALARLLAPPPSEAVLLPDEYMPPELA; from the coding sequence ATGAACGCAATCGAGCAATCCCGCGCCTATGGTGCGCCGGGTGACCATCGTCACCTGAGCTGCCAACAGTGGCGCCAGAAATATGTGTTCGACCGCTACCCGCATTATGCCGAGCGACTGGCAGAGGGCTTTCTGGCCATCGCCCGTCGTGATGGCAACGCCGCCGGCAACCGCTGGTTGCGCAAGACCTGCAAGCAGTTGCACGTCGGCCCGTTTCGGGTCACCCATGACGACGAGGGCATCCGCAACCACGCCGAGGCGCAGTCGCTGGCCATCAAGCGTTCGCATGATGAACTGATCGCCAAGGCCACCCGTTCCGGGGGTAGTGAGCTGGATGCGGCAGAAGAAGCGCTGCGCCTCGGGCTGGAGCGCGTCGAGATCCACGAAATCGATCCGCCCGATAACAAGTCGACCATCCGCGCCCAGCTGGCGCGACTTGAGGATGCCAAGTGGTGGCGCCGCAAGCTGCGCGTGCTGGCCGGTCGCCGGCTGGAGCAGCTGGAGCGCGAGATCGGCAACGTCCATCGCCGGGCCGGCATCTACTGCTCGAATACCACGGTGGAGCGTCGCAAGGCGCAGAAAGCACGCAATCATGCCCTGCTGGAGGCCATCGAGGCGATCAACCAGCACGGCCAGTACTACACGCTGGCCGAACTCTCCGAATTGGGGCTGGCAAACCCGGATCACCGCCGTGCCGAGCTGATGCTCCGCATTCGCGAGACCGAAACCGAGGCGCGCCGGCTGGGTCACATCGGCGTGTTCTATACCCTCACCTGCCCGTCGCGGTTTCACCCGGTGCGGGCCAAGAGCTGCACGCGTAATCCGGTTTATGACGGGTACTCGCCACGCGATGCCCAGCGCTATCTGACCAATCTCTGGGCGCGTATCCGCTCCGCTCTCGCCCGCGAGGACATCGGCATCTACGGCGTGCGCGTGGCCGAGCCACACCACGACGGCACCCCGCACTGGCACCTGCTGATGTGGATGCAGCCCGACCATGTCGATCAGGTCGAGACCGTCATGCGTGACTACGCCCTGCAGGATTCGCCGGACGAGCCCGGCGCCGAGGCCAATCGCTTCCAGGCCAAGCTGATCGACTACTCGAAAGGCACCGCCGCGGGCTACGTCGCCAAGTACATCTCGAAAAACGTCAACGGCCAGCAGTTTGTCGAGGCCGACGAGTATGGCCGCGACATGAAAAGCAGTGCGCCGCGCGTCGAGGCATGGGCTGCAGTGTGGGGCATCCGGCAGTTCCAGTTCGTCGGGCTGCCGAGCGTGACTGTGTGGCGCGAGGTTCGCCGCCTGACCGAGCAGCAGGCCCAGCAGCTGGCCGCGTGGGAGGACGCCACCAACCCCGGCCGCAAGATCCGCGAGTTCATGGCTCAGGTGCGCACCGCGTGCAACGCCGGGGCGTGGGATCAGTTCCTGCGACTGATGGGTGGGCCGCTGACGCCGCGTGCCGATCAGCCCGTGCGGCCGTGGCGCGAGTGGCGCATGGCCACCGGCACGGATGCTGAGCGCTGCGATCAGGAAATCCCGTTCGCCCGAGGCAGCTATGGGGATCGGGTCGAGGTGACCTATGGCCTGTTGGTGAAAGGTGCCGAGTACCTGACCCGGTTTTACAGCTGGACCATGCGGCCGAAGGCGCGCAACAGCGCGTATGACTTCAGCCAGCGGGGTTCATATGGAGGCGGCGCAGCCGCCGACCCTTGGACTCGTGTGAATAACTGTACGGGGATCGACATCACCCCCCGACAGCCCGACCCGCAGACCGCCGAACAGCAGAAAAAGCACTATCAGGAATGGCGATCCCGCCCCGAGGTTCGAGCGGAGATCGAAGCGGAGCAGGAAGAAATCGACCGGGTCCGCGATGCGCTGGCCCGATTGCTCGCTCCACCGCCGAGCGAGGCGGTATTGCTGCCCGATGAATACATGCCGCCCGAGCTGGCATGA
- a CDS encoding TraR/DksA C4-type zinc finger protein produces MADAADFATEATARQLEGILASRPKVAPVSFDTECEDCGQEIAPARRQAAPHATTCIECQSIREHRARGMR; encoded by the coding sequence ATGGCAGACGCTGCCGATTTCGCGACCGAGGCTACGGCCCGGCAACTGGAAGGCATTCTGGCCAGCCGCCCAAAAGTGGCGCCGGTCAGTTTCGATACCGAGTGCGAAGACTGTGGGCAGGAAATCGCACCGGCGCGTCGTCAGGCGGCACCGCATGCGACCACCTGCATCGAGTGCCAATCGATCCGGGAACATCGAGCACGGGGGATGCGGTAA
- a CDS encoding Arm DNA-binding domain-containing protein: MGSQQFEGVKPGSASSIQIDFVYQGIRCRERLKLKPTPANLKRAARHRAAVIDAIEAGTFDYSVTFPNSKNARRFIRQDRLDNYLRQWLEAKRPTLKASTHHDYYKIIEGQLIPQFGHLMLSEIKRQHAREWAATLTCSNKRLANILSPLRAALTDAVHDELIAINPLAGWHYRRQETEVRRMQDEPDPFTAEEQAAILASLPDEGRPLIQFAFWTGLRTSELVALEWGDIDWHRNRVRVSKVITQAGRCKAEQPKTAAGIRDVDLLPAAIEALKQQKSFSYLHPSGRIFLNPRTGEPWTGDQAIRKTLWAHALKRAGVRYRRQYQTRHTYASMMVSAGEPLAWVSNQMGHTDVIITARIYANWIPVSSQQAGLMAVAKYGGSIS; this comes from the coding sequence GTGGGTTCTCAGCAGTTCGAAGGAGTCAAACCGGGCTCGGCCAGCTCCATCCAGATCGACTTCGTCTACCAGGGAATCCGCTGTCGGGAACGCCTCAAGCTCAAGCCCACCCCCGCTAATCTGAAGCGTGCGGCGCGTCATCGCGCCGCGGTTATCGATGCCATCGAGGCCGGCACCTTCGATTACTCGGTGACTTTCCCCAATAGCAAAAATGCCCGCCGCTTCATCCGTCAGGATCGCCTCGACAACTATTTGCGCCAGTGGCTCGAGGCGAAGCGGCCGACTCTGAAGGCCAGCACGCACCATGACTATTACAAGATCATCGAGGGCCAGCTGATCCCGCAGTTCGGCCATTTGATGCTTTCCGAGATCAAACGTCAGCATGCGAGAGAATGGGCAGCCACCCTCACCTGCTCGAACAAGCGACTGGCCAACATCCTGAGTCCCTTACGTGCAGCACTGACCGATGCAGTCCACGATGAGCTGATTGCCATCAATCCGCTGGCCGGCTGGCACTATCGGCGCCAGGAAACTGAAGTGCGACGGATGCAAGATGAGCCTGATCCATTCACTGCCGAGGAACAGGCGGCAATACTGGCCAGCTTGCCGGATGAAGGCCGGCCGCTGATCCAATTCGCGTTCTGGACGGGGCTGCGTACATCGGAGCTGGTCGCCCTTGAATGGGGCGATATCGACTGGCACCGCAATCGGGTACGTGTCTCGAAGGTCATCACCCAAGCCGGCAGGTGTAAGGCCGAGCAGCCCAAGACCGCGGCGGGGATACGCGATGTGGATCTATTGCCGGCAGCGATCGAGGCACTCAAACAGCAGAAATCATTCAGCTATCTGCACCCGAGTGGTCGGATCTTTCTGAATCCTCGCACCGGCGAGCCATGGACTGGCGATCAGGCTATCCGGAAGACGCTATGGGCCCATGCACTGAAGCGCGCAGGGGTTCGATACCGACGTCAGTACCAGACCCGGCATACCTATGCATCGATGATGGTTTCTGCCGGCGAACCACTGGCGTGGGTATCGAATCAGATGGGCCATACGGACGTGATCATCACCGCCCGGATCTATGCGAACTGGATCCCGGTGAGCAGTCAGCAGGCAGGTCTAATGGCTGTGGCAAAGTATGGAGGTTCAATTTCCTGA
- a CDS encoding helix-turn-helix domain-containing protein, which produces MSDLKTASPAEAAASRESAGALEAKWGKDIVAAGWTAVPNILLQRQQTLGLTPTDLNILLQLLMYWWQDGKHPYPSKKKIAESIGVSTSTVQRRIRVMEAIGFLERRYRRQEADRNLTNEYDLTPLVEYLMPHAAHEVSERQKARERRNIRQTRVAKLPSNSDVSGN; this is translated from the coding sequence ATGTCAGACTTAAAAACGGCGTCCCCAGCTGAAGCTGCGGCTAGTAGGGAAAGTGCGGGTGCACTAGAAGCAAAGTGGGGTAAAGATATTGTGGCTGCCGGCTGGACGGCAGTTCCTAATATATTACTTCAGAGGCAACAGACCCTAGGTCTTACTCCTACGGATCTCAATATACTCCTGCAACTGCTCATGTACTGGTGGCAGGATGGGAAGCATCCATACCCTTCGAAGAAAAAAATTGCAGAGTCAATAGGCGTTAGCACGTCGACGGTACAGAGACGGATCCGTGTAATGGAAGCGATAGGCTTCTTGGAAAGGAGGTATCGTCGTCAAGAAGCAGATCGTAATCTTACCAATGAATATGACCTTACCCCCTTGGTTGAGTATTTAATGCCTCATGCTGCACATGAAGTCAGCGAACGCCAAAAGGCAAGAGAAAGGAGAAATATTAGACAAACCAGAGTTGCCAAACTGCCCTCTAATTCTGATGTTTCAGGAAATTGA
- a CDS encoding calcium/sodium antiporter, translated as MILPLLAVACGLALLVWSADRFVDGAASTARYFGMPPLLIGMVIIGFGTSAPEMVVSALAASQGNPGLALGNAYGSNITNIALILGVTALISPIAVQSNVLRRELPLLIAATLLAAWQLWDGVLSRLDAVILLCLFGVLMAWTLYQGLHQKDDVLGHEMDQTLPTSGNSLRNSIFRLIIGLLLLIVSSRVLVWGAVDIAHSLGVSDLIVGLTIVAIGTSLPELASSIIAARKGEHDIALGNVLGSNLFNTLAVVGIAGVIQPIQPEPEVLSRDVAIMMVLTLSLFVLGYARGRQGRINRFEGAVLLVCFGGYNAYLIGSVVT; from the coding sequence ATGATACTCCCTCTTCTTGCTGTAGCTTGTGGCCTGGCGCTGCTGGTCTGGAGCGCGGATCGCTTCGTGGATGGCGCTGCCTCCACTGCCAGATACTTCGGTATGCCCCCTCTTCTGATCGGCATGGTCATCATCGGCTTTGGCACGTCCGCGCCGGAAATGGTGGTTTCGGCACTGGCTGCCAGCCAGGGTAACCCGGGACTGGCGCTCGGTAACGCCTATGGATCGAATATCACCAACATCGCACTGATTCTGGGTGTTACCGCGTTGATCAGCCCCATTGCCGTGCAATCCAATGTCCTACGCCGGGAACTACCTCTTCTCATTGCCGCAACGTTACTGGCCGCCTGGCAGTTATGGGACGGTGTGCTCTCCCGCCTCGACGCCGTGATCCTGTTATGCCTTTTTGGCGTGCTGATGGCCTGGACCCTTTATCAGGGGCTGCATCAAAAGGACGATGTTCTGGGTCATGAAATGGATCAGACATTACCCACGTCCGGCAACTCGCTTCGCAACTCCATATTCCGACTGATCATTGGCCTGTTATTGCTGATCGTAAGCTCAAGGGTACTGGTCTGGGGAGCCGTCGACATTGCCCACAGCCTTGGTGTCAGCGATCTGATTGTCGGCCTGACCATCGTGGCAATCGGCACTTCGTTGCCGGAACTGGCCTCTTCGATCATTGCCGCCCGCAAGGGCGAGCATGATATTGCCCTGGGTAATGTACTGGGCTCCAACCTGTTCAATACGCTGGCAGTTGTAGGCATCGCAGGAGTGATTCAGCCGATTCAGCCTGAACCGGAAGTGTTGTCCCGAGACGTGGCGATCATGATGGTACTGACTTTGTCACTTTTTGTTCTGGGGTATGCAAGAGGCAGGCAGGGGCGTATCAATCGGTTCGAAGGGGCAGTGCTACTGGTTTGTTTCGGGGGGTACAATGCCTATCTGATCGGCAGCGTCGTTACCTGA
- a CDS encoding ATP-grasp fold amidoligase family protein, whose amino-acid sequence MKARGPSDKPHLGRRFGNAMGSLRHRIMQSLPDRLHIALRYRRVFGRFPNLRHPQTFNEKICYRKLHPEPSYSILSDKVAARDHVAGVIGSEHLVPCHAVCSELTPDIYHGLPDSFVMKANHGFGYNLLVRNKQDYPYPMLYNLSQAWLREDFSKISREAHYHDIKPRLIIEQLLLDESGNVPKDFKFHCFRRTGESPVVFVEVTHDRFSDYRVDFYDQDWNMIEVREDRFSSGKPMARPALLDEAQALALKLSEGFSYVRVDFYLVNGQIYFGELTFTPTAGLMKFKHHQTDVEWGRLFEL is encoded by the coding sequence ATGAAAGCGCGTGGCCCATCAGATAAACCGCATCTCGGCCGTCGCTTCGGGAATGCCATGGGCAGCCTGCGACACCGCATCATGCAATCACTGCCTGACCGGCTTCACATTGCCTTGCGCTATCGTCGGGTGTTCGGCAGGTTTCCAAATCTCCGGCATCCGCAAACCTTCAATGAGAAGATTTGCTATCGAAAGCTGCACCCCGAACCCAGCTATTCGATCCTGAGCGACAAGGTTGCTGCCAGGGATCATGTCGCCGGCGTGATCGGCAGTGAACATCTGGTGCCATGCCACGCTGTCTGTAGCGAACTGACACCGGATATCTATCATGGCCTCCCGGACAGCTTCGTCATGAAGGCCAATCACGGCTTTGGCTATAATCTGCTGGTGCGTAACAAGCAGGACTACCCCTACCCCATGCTCTATAACCTCAGTCAGGCATGGCTTCGGGAAGATTTCTCGAAAATCTCACGGGAAGCGCATTATCACGACATCAAGCCACGTCTGATCATCGAGCAACTACTGCTGGATGAAAGCGGTAATGTGCCAAAGGACTTCAAGTTTCACTGTTTCCGACGAACCGGTGAATCGCCGGTAGTGTTCGTCGAAGTGACTCATGATCGCTTTTCCGATTATCGAGTCGATTTCTACGATCAGGATTGGAACATGATTGAAGTACGTGAGGATCGTTTCAGCAGTGGCAAGCCAATGGCCAGGCCGGCATTGCTTGATGAAGCACAGGCGCTTGCCCTCAAGCTATCGGAAGGCTTTTCGTATGTAAGAGTCGATTTCTACCTGGTCAACGGTCAGATCTATTTTGGCGAGCTGACCTTCACACCAACCGCCGGCCTGATGAAGTTCAAGCATCATCAGACCGACGTGGAATGGGGTCGGCTTTTCGAACTCTGA
- a CDS encoding ogr/Delta-like zinc finger family protein, giving the protein MERRNNMRLSCPHCGEFARIRKSQQLTPVYREATVECQNPDCGWRGKMALEMTQTLTFSQQPNPEIRLPMSPRLRDSIRDQLMVQ; this is encoded by the coding sequence ATGGAACGACGTAACAATATGCGGTTGAGTTGCCCCCATTGCGGTGAGTTTGCGCGAATTCGCAAGAGCCAACAGCTGACCCCGGTCTATCGGGAGGCAACGGTTGAATGCCAGAACCCGGATTGTGGCTGGCGAGGTAAAATGGCACTGGAAATGACGCAGACCCTGACTTTCAGTCAGCAGCCCAATCCAGAGATTCGGTTACCGATGTCGCCCCGGCTGCGTGACAGTATTCGCGATCAGTTAATGGTGCAGTAA